A segment of the Patescibacteria group bacterium genome:
TTGAATAGCCTGTAGGTACTCGCCCCATACATCTGCCTTAGATATATGCCCCTCATAATCCCATCATTATGCTCGCCAGAGATACTCCCGCCCAAACCTAGCACCATTTTATAAAATTCGTCACTAAGGGTGTAAATCTTCTGGCGATCCCTAATATTGCTCAAATCCATAAATGGCTGGATGTGCAAGTGCCCATTGCCAGCGTGCCCCCAGACGGCGTCCTTAACCTTGTATTTGTCCAGCATTTTATAGGCCTTGAAGACAAAGTCTCCAAACTTGTCGAGTGGTACCACCCCATCTTCAATTATCGGTAGGGCTTTCTTTGGGCCTTGCTTCATCCATATTATGGCAGCTGCCTGGCGTCGGATCCTCCACAGGTGATCTTGCTCTAGCTTATTTACACTGATTTTATAATCATAGGCATGTCGGCTGAGTATTTCTTTGGCTTTATCTGTTTTCTTACTTCTCAGCCTGGATTTTACATCGTCGAACTCGACTAGGAGTATTACTTTTGGAAACTTATCTGGTAACAAATTAGCTAAAACATCTGGTCTGTTATCAAGAACAAATTTTAGAACATTGTCATCTACCAACTCCTGCGCGCTAGGTAATAGTGGCGATATTTCCATTACTGCCTGCTGGAGCTTTTTAACACTATCAAAAAAGCCCACTAGTAATGTAGTGTTTGGGTTGAAAGGTATATGATACAGCGTCGCTTCAGATATGATACCAAGCGTACCTTGGGCCCCAACTAGAAGCTGTGACATATCAAAACTTCCGTCATTACGCTTGATATCCCACAGATCGTAGCCAGCAGAGTTCTTTGAGACATTTGGTCGGCTTTCGGCAATTAAGTGCTTATTGCTCTCGATAAGCGAATCTAAGGCGTTATAAATGTCACCTTCCAGATCTTTTTGCTTCTTTTTTTGAGATAGCTCTTTTTTGCTCATGCGGTAGGTCTCGATAACATCGCCATTATGTAGTACTACTCTAAGACTTGCGACATAATTTCGAGTAGCCCCGTATTTTAGAGTCTTTTCGCCTGAGGAATTATTCGCAATAGACCCTCCGATAGAGCAAAAATCCATACTCGCCGGGTAGGGTGGCAAAAACCTACCATGGCTTTTAAGGGTGGTCTCTAAATTTCCATAAATCATCCCTGGCTGGACAGTGACAGTTTCTTTATCCATCGATAATAATTTATTCATATGCGCAGGGAAAACCATACTGATTCCTTCAGACAAGGCTGCGCCTCCTTGATCCGTCCCCTTGCCGCGGGCGGTTATGGGCAGGGCCTTATTGGATCCAATTAGGCCATTGTTATATCTTACAACCTCTACCACATCATTTTCATTCATGGGATAGATAACTACTTTTGGAGTGACCTTAAAAATGCTACCATCGGTAGAAAAGTATTCCCTGCTCTTAGGGTCAACTGCTATGTCTCCATGAATCTTTTCTTGTATTTCTTTTATAATTTTACTCATCATATATAGCATAGCAATTATACATCGTAATAAGAAGTGATATTTGACATTTCAGTTAATACCTCTAGTATAATACTTAAGGTAAATATGAAAAACCAACGATCTAGGTCTTACTTTAAATCTACAAAAAAGGCCGATA
Coding sequences within it:
- a CDS encoding FAD-binding oxidoreductase, producing the protein MMSKIIKEIQEKIHGDIAVDPKSREYFSTDGSIFKVTPKVVIYPMNENDVVEVVRYNNGLIGSNKALPITARGKGTDQGGAALSEGISMVFPAHMNKLLSMDKETVTVQPGMIYGNLETTLKSHGRFLPPYPASMDFCSIGGSIANNSSGEKTLKYGATRNYVASLRVVLHNGDVIETYRMSKKELSQKKKQKDLEGDIYNALDSLIESNKHLIAESRPNVSKNSAGYDLWDIKRNDGSFDMSQLLVGAQGTLGIISEATLYHIPFNPNTTLLVGFFDSVKKLQQAVMEISPLLPSAQELVDDNVLKFVLDNRPDVLANLLPDKFPKVILLVEFDDVKSRLRSKKTDKAKEILSRHAYDYKISVNKLEQDHLWRIRRQAAAIIWMKQGPKKALPIIEDGVVPLDKFGDFVFKAYKMLDKYKVKDAVWGHAGNGHLHIQPFMDLSNIRDRQKIYTLSDEFYKMVLGLGGSISGEHNDGIMRGIYLRQMYGASTYRLFKEVKGMFDPNNLLNPMAKLGATKEFGMVHMRNEYTMSHLLEHVPGLSSYH